The Bartonella birtlesii IBS 325 genome has a window encoding:
- the uvrC gene encoding excinuclease ABC subunit UvrC, giving the protein MILKNKTACCQNEKDNLSFLSPITWDNANQENDKNQFKGAKLIQEFAKYLPHKPGVYRMMDENGDVLYIGKARNLKKRVSNYTREKGHNNRITRMIRATCHMEFVVTHTETEALLLEANLIKRLHPRFNVLLRDDKSFPYIIITDDHRAPALYKHRGARTKKAHYFGPFASPSAVTQTINVLQRAFLLRTCSDSVFENRTRPCLLYQIKRCSAPCTDKIRDSDYRELVKKAKAFLSGKSLSVKNDMVQAMHQAAKNLDFEQAASYRDRLSALSHIQSHQGINPQTIQEADVFAIAQQEGITCIQVFFFRMGQNWGNRAYFPKADSSFARSEILASFLTQFYDNKPLPKLILLSEEIEEKALLMEAFSLKANRRIFLSLPKQGERKTLVNHAYINASEALGRKLSETATHTKLLQGLAEIFQMSHIPRRIEVYDNSHIMGTNAIGAMIVVDERGFIKNQYRKFNIRSTNITPGDDFGMMKEVMKRRFSRLIKEYDRPDKSNDIKNKNGDSFPIWPDLILIDGGEGQINSVHTILSELKLDNLIMVVGIAKGVERNAGCERFFIKGKTPFTLPPRDPILYFLQRLRDEAHRFAIGTHRAKRKKATFKNPLDEIENIGPIRKRALLHHFGSAKAVANASLEDLTKVIGISVSIAQKIHNHFNEK; this is encoded by the coding sequence ATGATCCTGAAAAATAAAACGGCTTGTTGCCAAAATGAAAAAGACAATCTCTCTTTTCTCTCACCTATTACATGGGACAATGCCAATCAAGAAAATGATAAAAATCAATTTAAAGGTGCCAAACTCATCCAAGAATTTGCCAAATATCTTCCACATAAACCAGGAGTTTATCGAATGATGGATGAGAATGGCGATGTTCTTTATATCGGTAAAGCACGTAATCTCAAAAAACGCGTTTCAAACTATACGCGCGAAAAAGGGCACAACAACCGTATTACTCGCATGATTCGTGCAACTTGTCATATGGAATTTGTCGTCACCCATACAGAAACAGAAGCACTTCTCTTAGAGGCTAATCTTATCAAAAGACTGCATCCACGTTTTAACGTGTTACTGCGTGATGATAAAAGCTTTCCTTATATTATTATCACTGATGATCATCGAGCACCAGCACTTTATAAACATCGTGGCGCCCGAACAAAAAAAGCCCATTATTTTGGTCCTTTTGCCTCTCCAAGTGCAGTGACACAAACAATCAATGTTTTACAACGCGCTTTTTTATTACGAACTTGTAGCGATTCGGTTTTTGAAAATCGTACGCGCCCCTGTTTACTTTATCAAATTAAGCGATGTTCTGCACCTTGTACAGATAAAATTCGTGATAGCGATTATAGAGAATTGGTAAAAAAAGCAAAAGCTTTCCTTTCAGGAAAAAGCCTATCGGTTAAAAATGATATGGTTCAAGCTATGCATCAAGCGGCGAAAAATCTTGATTTTGAACAAGCCGCATCCTATCGTGATCGCTTATCAGCTCTCTCCCACATACAAAGTCATCAAGGTATTAACCCTCAAACAATACAAGAAGCAGATGTCTTTGCAATTGCACAACAGGAAGGAATAACCTGTATTCAAGTATTTTTTTTCCGCATGGGACAAAATTGGGGAAATCGTGCCTATTTCCCTAAAGCAGATTCATCTTTTGCTCGTAGTGAAATTTTAGCAAGCTTTCTTACCCAATTTTATGATAATAAGCCTCTTCCAAAACTTATCCTTTTATCTGAAGAAATCGAAGAAAAAGCACTTCTTATGGAAGCATTCAGTCTAAAAGCAAATCGTAGAATCTTCCTCTCTTTACCCAAGCAAGGTGAACGAAAAACTCTTGTAAACCACGCTTATATCAATGCATCTGAAGCACTTGGACGCAAACTTTCTGAAACAGCTACACATACAAAATTACTTCAAGGCCTTGCTGAAATATTCCAAATGTCCCATATTCCACGCCGTATAGAGGTCTATGATAATTCTCATATCATGGGAACCAATGCGATAGGTGCAATGATTGTTGTAGATGAACGAGGATTTATTAAAAATCAATATCGTAAATTCAACATTCGCTCTACTAACATCACACCTGGTGACGATTTTGGTATGATGAAAGAAGTCATGAAACGAAGATTTTCACGTCTTATTAAGGAGTATGATCGGCCTGATAAAAGCAATGATATAAAAAACAAAAACGGCGATTCTTTTCCTATTTGGCCTGATCTTATCTTAATTGATGGTGGCGAAGGACAAATCAATAGTGTGCATACAATACTCTCTGAATTAAAATTAGACAATCTCATCATGGTCGTTGGAATCGCTAAAGGCGTAGAACGTAACGCGGGATGTGAACGGTTTTTTATAAAGGGTAAGACACCCTTTACACTTCCCCCACGTGATCCTATTCTTTATTTTTTGCAACGTCTACGCGATGAAGCACACCGTTTTGCAATCGGAACGCATAGAGCAAAACGAAAAAAAGCGACATTCAAAAATCCACTTGATGAAATTGAAAACATCGGTCCAATAAGAAAGCGTGCATTGCTTCATCATTTTGGGAGTGCCAAAGCTGTTGCCAATGCTTCACTTGAAGATTTAACAAAAGTGATAGGAATTTCTGTTAGCATTGCACAAAAAATTCATAATCATTTTAATGAAAAATAA
- a CDS encoding 23S rRNA (adenine(2030)-N(6))-methyltransferase RlmJ yields MNYRHIYHAGNFADVFKHIIVTRIVEYLKCKEKAFRVIDTHAGIGIYDLSSLEAYKTGEWREGIQQLFSAPISEDLTALLSPWCNIINSLNEGEKEILFYPGSPFVIRQLLRKQDRLTAIELHDEDYHILAKNFAGDYQTKVLHLDGWLSLNAHLPPKEKRGFILVDPPFEKTGEFSRLIEGLMKAYRRFPGGIYALWYPVKHDTEIENFLYALYQTKIPKILQLEMHVRKSSMPPTMRGSGMILINPPYLFEEEMKKIGPFLINRLGQDKNAQITHKWIQKEHSLY; encoded by the coding sequence ATGAATTATCGGCATATTTATCATGCTGGCAATTTTGCTGATGTTTTTAAACACATCATTGTCACCCGCATTGTCGAATATCTTAAATGCAAAGAAAAAGCTTTTCGTGTTATAGATACGCATGCTGGCATTGGCATATATGACCTCTCTTCTTTGGAGGCATATAAAACGGGAGAGTGGCGTGAAGGTATACAACAGCTTTTTTCAGCTCCTATCTCAGAAGATTTAACAGCACTTCTTTCTCCTTGGTGTAATATTATTAATTCACTCAATGAGGGAGAAAAAGAAATCCTCTTCTATCCTGGCTCTCCTTTTGTTATTCGTCAATTATTGCGTAAACAAGACCGCCTTACTGCAATTGAACTACATGATGAAGATTATCACATCTTAGCAAAAAATTTTGCTGGCGATTATCAAACAAAAGTTTTGCATTTGGATGGTTGGCTTTCTTTAAACGCGCATTTGCCACCAAAAGAAAAACGTGGATTTATCCTCGTTGATCCTCCCTTTGAAAAAACTGGAGAATTTTCCCGCCTTATTGAAGGACTGATGAAAGCATATCGTCGTTTTCCTGGAGGAATTTATGCTTTATGGTATCCTGTTAAACATGACACAGAAATTGAAAATTTTCTTTATGCGCTTTACCAAACAAAGATTCCAAAAATCTTACAACTCGAAATGCATGTTCGAAAAAGTTCAATGCCACCTACAATGCGTGGAAGTGGAATGATTCTTATTAACCCTCCCTATCTTTTTGAAGAGGAAATGAAAAAAATAGGGCCATTTCTTATCAACCGTCTTGGGCAAGATAAAAATGCACAAATAACGCATAAATGGATCCAAAAGGAACATTCATTATATTAA
- the bafA gene encoding BafA family autotransporter, translated as MHDKCKWSFSVLIISSCLVQYANAIGNKNGELIRVENVGSGGTVSKGFALITNSVPSSNIKIGEGSVEVVDNGAVSVGATIEKGGIQIVTRGGTTINAEILGGKQFVHEENNLDLTGVEKLSSAYDATVNGGEGAVGQQNIYDAATAWKTKVGKDGEQNLYAGLRKEGGKSMYAEISGNGRQHVLALGESYDTTLSDYAVQVVYPGGFIDSLTVKDFAKSWLHIDAEDVVGAVRVNDKGELYLFAGDMTNHITKKRIPIEGRVDETIFLVGERNIKKKAEISIEDLGGEGGTVIFTSIPYDPRHITLYVEKLSGHLHFRFNISAKGDGGDYLLLDSSAGNHKISVSDSGTEITRPLLKDNSLATEIPLITDRGQEANFTLANSSGEEITTVDGGAYMYSLYKREKSSEFGGNYTVWYLGMSTGASERSTINFPRKPQKPKATTFSSPFSSRVSSRSSLRGSSGGRNGKPQPKPRPPRHLRGGQQVFIPSSLLSSPEHISVSADHHYHLAEHQQAVVSSDAQFLADHTILRPSDQRQSHLQSRKEMSVSHFLTTPSTDAILSLSVAPAMVFHNEIQTVRAGERRLDRSKHNKAFWTYGIKNKKNITADHINFKLEQTGIVLGINGLSEWMNGDVYIGGFGSYDQARIAHARGGMSSINTYGVGAYAAYFDHGGWYVDGILKYNHYQNTLRAVSTNGLAIEGNYNQWAVGMSFEAGHRFKLSQSNWLQPYAQFTWLKVKGQEIKLSNEMTGNISAFTSLRSEVGLSLGYEFGLGTVGSSLAYITASWLRENKNDNHTMINQHHQFTTDLSGNAGKLGIGLSSLVSKKLKLYAQAHYVKGRKTKQSLQGILGVQYTF; from the coding sequence ATGCATGATAAATGCAAATGGAGTTTTTCAGTGTTGATAATAAGTAGTTGTCTTGTGCAATATGCAAATGCAATTGGAAACAAGAATGGAGAGCTAATAAGAGTAGAAAATGTGGGGAGTGGAGGGACGGTATCAAAAGGTTTTGCACTGATTACAAATAGTGTTCCCAGTAGTAATATTAAAATTGGGGAGGGCAGTGTTGAGGTTGTTGATAATGGAGCAGTTTCCGTGGGTGCTACTATTGAAAAAGGGGGGATACAAATAGTTACACGCGGGGGAACTACTATAAACGCTGAAATCCTTGGTGGTAAACAGTTTGTTCATGAAGAGAATAATCTTGATCTTACGGGGGTTGAGAAGTTAAGCAGCGCTTATGATGCTACAGTTAATGGCGGTGAGGGTGCAGTAGGGCAGCAGAATATATATGATGCCGCAACAGCTTGGAAAACGAAAGTAGGAAAAGACGGGGAACAAAATCTTTACGCGGGACTTAGAAAAGAGGGGGGAAAATCGATGTATGCTGAAATTTCTGGGAATGGAAGGCAGCATGTTCTAGCGTTAGGAGAATCTTATGATACTACCTTGAGTGATTATGCTGTTCAAGTCGTATATCCTGGTGGATTTATAGACAGTTTAACAGTTAAAGACTTCGCTAAATCGTGGCTACATATTGATGCAGAAGATGTAGTCGGAGCAGTAAGGGTTAATGATAAAGGAGAACTTTATTTATTCGCTGGTGATATGACAAATCATATCACTAAAAAAAGAATTCCGATAGAGGGAAGAGTTGATGAAACAATATTTTTGGTTGGTGAGCGGAATATAAAAAAAAAGGCTGAAATTAGTATTGAAGATCTAGGTGGTGAAGGAGGAACTGTCATTTTTACTTCTATCCCATATGATCCACGTCATATTACACTTTATGTTGAAAAACTTTCAGGCCATTTACATTTTCGATTCAATATTAGTGCCAAAGGTGATGGTGGTGATTACTTATTGCTTGATAGTAGTGCAGGTAATCACAAAATAAGTGTTTCTGATTCTGGTACTGAAATTACACGACCTCTCTTAAAAGATAATAGTTTGGCTACTGAAATCCCGCTAATTACTGATAGAGGTCAAGAAGCTAATTTTACTTTGGCAAATTCTTCCGGTGAAGAAATTACAACTGTTGATGGTGGGGCTTATATGTATAGTTTGTATAAAAGAGAAAAGAGTTCTGAGTTTGGTGGTAATTATACAGTTTGGTATTTAGGTATGAGTACTGGAGCTTCAGAACGTTCAACTATTAATTTTCCACGTAAGCCTCAGAAACCAAAGGCTACAACTTTTTCAAGTCCTTTCTCTAGTAGAGTAAGTTCTCGTTCTTCTCTTCGAGGCAGTAGTGGTGGGCGAAATGGTAAGCCGCAACCCAAACCAAGACCGCCGCGACACTTGAGAGGAGGGCAGCAGGTTTTTATTCCTTCCTCTCTTTTATCTTCGCCAGAACATATATCAGTTTCAGCAGATCATCATTACCATCTTGCAGAGCATCAGCAGGCAGTTGTTTCTTCTGATGCACAATTTTTAGCCGATCACACGATTTTGCGCCCAAGCGATCAGCGTCAATCTCATCTACAATCGCGTAAAGAAATGTCCGTATCTCATTTTTTGACTACTCCTTCTACGGATGCCATTTTGTCTTTATCAGTGGCTCCGGCGATGGTGTTTCACAATGAAATACAAACGGTGCGTGCGGGAGAAAGACGTCTAGACAGAAGTAAGCATAATAAGGCTTTCTGGACGTATGGGATCAAGAATAAAAAAAATATTACCGCAGATCATATAAATTTTAAACTTGAGCAAACAGGGATAGTGCTAGGTATAAATGGTTTGAGTGAATGGATGAATGGAGATGTTTATATTGGTGGTTTTGGTAGTTATGATCAAGCGCGTATTGCCCATGCACGAGGGGGTATGAGTAGCATAAACACTTATGGCGTTGGAGCTTATGCAGCGTATTTTGATCATGGTGGGTGGTATGTAGATGGTATTTTAAAATACAATCATTATCAGAATACTCTGAGGGCAGTTTCAACAAACGGTTTAGCGATTGAAGGAAATTATAATCAATGGGCTGTAGGGATGTCGTTTGAAGCAGGTCATCGTTTTAAGCTTTCTCAAAGCAATTGGTTACAGCCTTATGCGCAATTCACATGGCTGAAAGTCAAAGGTCAAGAAATAAAACTTTCGAATGAAATGACAGGTAATATAAGCGCCTTTACTTCATTACGTAGTGAGGTTGGATTATCATTAGGGTATGAATTTGGATTAGGGACGGTTGGTTCATCTTTAGCTTATATTACGGCGTCGTGGTTGCGTGAGAATAAAAATGATAATCATACGATGATTAATCAACATCATCAATTTACCACAGATTTATCGGGCAATGCAGGAAAATTAGGTATTGGTTTAAGCAGCTTAGTCAGTAAGAAATTAAAGCTTTATGCACAAGCACATTATGTCAAGGGACGTAAGACGAAACAGTCACTTCAGGGCATTTTAGGTGTACAATATACTTTCTAA
- the pgsA gene encoding CDP-diacylglycerol--glycerol-3-phosphate 3-phosphatidyltransferase encodes MKNHTFSFPNILTYARIIAVPMVVACFFLEGRLQSSDIARWIAVSIFVIASITDFLDGYLARIWEQTSNIGRMLDPIADKLLVSACLLLLAADSTIAGWTLWAAIIILCREILVSGLREYLAELKVSVPVSRLAKWKTFVQMIAIVLLLAGPAGNKVFPYTVEFGITMLWISALFTLWTGWDYFRAGLKHVIT; translated from the coding sequence ATGAAAAATCATACTTTTTCTTTTCCGAATATTCTTACTTATGCACGGATCATTGCGGTACCAATGGTTGTTGCCTGCTTTTTTTTAGAAGGACGACTCCAATCAAGTGATATTGCACGTTGGATCGCTGTTTCCATTTTTGTTATTGCCTCTATTACTGATTTTCTTGATGGTTATCTGGCTCGTATTTGGGAACAAACATCGAATATTGGTCGCATGTTAGATCCTATTGCAGATAAGCTTCTTGTCTCTGCCTGTTTGCTGTTGCTTGCCGCAGATAGCACAATTGCTGGATGGACATTATGGGCAGCTATTATTATCCTTTGTCGAGAAATTCTGGTATCGGGATTACGTGAATATTTGGCTGAATTGAAAGTCAGTGTTCCTGTTTCGCGTCTTGCAAAATGGAAAACTTTTGTTCAAATGATCGCCATTGTTCTTCTCTTAGCAGGACCAGCTGGTAATAAAGTTTTTCCTTATACAGTAGAATTTGGCATCACGATGCTATGGATTTCTGCCCTCTTCACATTATGGACAGGATGGGATTATTTTCGTGCAGGCTTAAAGCATGTTATTACATAA
- a CDS encoding DNA polymerase III subunit chi, translating into MDILFYHLTQSTLGDILPTLVERALIRFGKVTIQCVSREQRDAIDMRLWTYSDEAFIGHGTECDQYPNLQPVFLTTGQENPNDSKIRFLIEGAVCSDIEAYQRLVVIFDGQNDEQLNFARVQWKKYKMKNHNLTYWQQTEDRSWEKQG; encoded by the coding sequence GTGGATATTTTATTCTATCATTTGACGCAATCAACGCTGGGGGATATTTTGCCAACGTTGGTGGAACGTGCATTAATCCGTTTTGGTAAGGTCACAATACAATGTGTGAGTAGAGAACAACGCGATGCTATAGACATGCGTTTATGGACCTATTCTGATGAAGCATTTATTGGACATGGGACAGAGTGTGATCAATATCCAAATTTGCAACCTGTTTTTCTGACCACAGGACAGGAAAATCCGAATGATTCCAAGATACGTTTTCTCATAGAGGGAGCTGTTTGCTCGGATATTGAGGCTTATCAACGGCTTGTCGTGATATTTGATGGTCAAAACGATGAACAGTTGAATTTTGCTCGGGTGCAGTGGAAAAAATATAAAATGAAAAATCATAACTTAACTTATTGGCAGCAGACTGAAGATCGCAGTTGGGAAAAGCAGGGTTGA
- the ndk gene encoding nucleoside-diphosphate kinase, giving the protein MAIERTFSMIKPDATRRNLTGAITKMLEDAGLRVVASKRVWMSRREAEGFYAVHRERPFFGELVEFMSSGPTIVQVLEGENAIAKNREVMGATNPVDAQEGTIRKAHALSIGENSVHGSDSPEAAKMEIAFWFSELEIVG; this is encoded by the coding sequence ATGGCTATAGAACGTACTTTTTCGATGATAAAACCAGATGCAACGCGTCGCAATTTGACGGGAGCAATTACCAAAATGCTTGAAGATGCAGGACTTCGTGTTGTTGCATCTAAACGTGTGTGGATGAGTCGGCGTGAAGCTGAAGGATTTTATGCTGTTCATCGGGAGCGCCCATTTTTTGGTGAATTGGTTGAATTTATGTCTTCTGGTCCGACAATTGTGCAAGTTTTAGAAGGTGAGAATGCAATAGCTAAGAACCGTGAAGTAATGGGTGCCACAAATCCCGTAGATGCACAAGAAGGAACAATTCGTAAAGCTCATGCTTTGTCGATTGGCGAAAATTCTGTTCATGGCTCAGATAGTCCTGAAGCTGCAAAAATGGAAATTGCTTTTTGGTTTTCAGAATTGGAAATTGTTGGTTAA
- the bafA gene encoding BafA family autotransporter, with protein sequence MQYKWKASCWAFMACCCFVQTAAASEGGGKLSCQSSYKNGQAFHSRYNEDMKTKECIKAKASNSDFVTRMSSGSGSFEKPNGVSTSKNTGRLIKRQQGENSNSDTNAGWNMQTSNIAALKSPELIFVKDGALLENFVLDNNGKAYISNDGEKDEPGRSINNTVKNGAEIYVYAGGLSENSKIEHGGIENIQALKGKQGFSKNAIVKEGGQQSVGNGGKVEGTEIYGGEQLVFGEGDVGGQIQESSASNTVIYGQGETLGQQKVYDGGITWNTKVMRGGVQEIAKKSQSAKNGGSAFNIQIFGGGKQRVLEGGKAVDVTLNETALQEIYADGFVKNLTMNDETKSLVHSGATLEGKTLLNHSAQLHLYAENEKNRTTVEDIILNGKDTKLYSITDAFDGKSSLIQKLSGEGSVIFAFTGSDPYYSQLHVNNLSGNLHFAFNTTIAQNRGDYLFVENGKGSHTISVADSGVEITDPSSNKRDLITDQSGGAHFTLAGLSGEDINAIDGGTYMYGLKQRKNENGKIWFLSADRIDNPGPLDPIDPLVPGGPTTTPSVDAVLSTAVVPGLIFNNELEIVRTGRGILDQNRKNVNLWAYAIKSRERVATDHTHFKLEQTGIVFGADQLNELTHGDLYVGGFGSYDRGRVTHARGGDSNLNTYSIGAYATYFDYRGWYLDGVLKYNYFRDNLKAISTNGLVVQSDYNQWAIGGSFEIGCRFEPAQNTWMQPYIKLTGLQVEGKKITLSNGMTANINPLTSLRSEIGLTAGHEFIVNADTSLTAYIMAAWLRENINNNHTTINNRHKFITDLSGNAGKLGIGVNSFVNDKLTLYAEARYLKGHKIKQSLQGILGLRYSF encoded by the coding sequence ATGCAATATAAGTGGAAAGCAAGTTGTTGGGCATTCATGGCGTGCTGCTGTTTTGTGCAAACAGCTGCTGCAAGTGAAGGAGGGGGAAAACTTTCTTGTCAGTCTTCATATAAAAATGGCCAAGCTTTTCATAGTCGCTATAATGAGGACATGAAAACAAAAGAGTGTATAAAAGCTAAGGCTTCTAACAGTGATTTTGTTACGAGAATGTCTAGTGGATCAGGATCTTTTGAAAAGCCTAATGGTGTTAGCACGAGTAAAAATACTGGAAGATTGATCAAAAGACAACAAGGGGAGAATAGCAATAGTGATACCAATGCTGGATGGAATATGCAAACAAGCAATATTGCAGCACTTAAAAGTCCTGAACTTATTTTTGTTAAGGATGGAGCTCTTCTAGAAAATTTTGTACTCGATAATAATGGAAAAGCTTATATTTCTAATGATGGTGAGAAAGATGAGCCAGGGCGGTCTATCAATAACACAGTAAAGAATGGTGCAGAGATTTATGTTTATGCGGGAGGTTTAAGTGAGAATAGCAAGATTGAACATGGTGGAATTGAAAATATTCAAGCTTTAAAGGGCAAACAAGGCTTTTCAAAAAATGCTATCGTTAAAGAAGGTGGACAGCAAAGTGTAGGGAATGGCGGAAAAGTAGAGGGAACTGAAATTTATGGAGGTGAACAACTTGTTTTCGGGGAGGGAGATGTTGGAGGACAAATTCAAGAGAGTAGTGCTTCTAATACCGTTATTTATGGTCAAGGTGAAACACTGGGTCAACAAAAGGTATATGATGGGGGAATAACTTGGAATACGAAAGTTATGAGAGGTGGTGTACAAGAAATTGCAAAAAAATCTCAAAGTGCAAAAAATGGTGGTTCTGCCTTTAATATACAAATTTTTGGTGGTGGTAAACAACGTGTTTTAGAAGGGGGGAAGGCTGTTGATGTCACTTTAAATGAAACTGCTCTTCAAGAAATATATGCTGATGGATTTGTAAAAAATTTAACAATGAATGATGAAACAAAGTCACTTGTACATTCTGGAGCAACCTTAGAAGGCAAAACCTTGCTGAATCATTCTGCACAGCTTCATCTTTATGCTGAAAATGAGAAGAATCGTACTACAGTAGAAGACATTATTTTAAATGGAAAAGATACAAAGCTATACTCTATCACCGATGCATTTGATGGAAAAAGCTCTCTCATTCAAAAATTAAGTGGTGAAGGGAGTGTTATTTTTGCATTTACTGGCTCTGATCCATATTACTCTCAGCTTCATGTTAATAATCTTTCTGGAAATTTACATTTCGCGTTCAATACCACTATTGCACAGAACCGTGGTGATTATCTCTTCGTTGAGAATGGTAAAGGGAGTCATACAATAAGTGTTGCTGATTCCGGGGTTGAAATCACTGATCCTTCTTCAAATAAGCGTGATTTAATTACAGATCAAAGCGGTGGAGCTCATTTTACTCTGGCAGGTCTCTCTGGTGAAGATATTAATGCTATTGATGGTGGAACTTATATGTATGGTTTGAAACAGAGAAAGAACGAAAATGGAAAAATTTGGTTTTTATCTGCTGACCGCATTGATAATCCAGGACCTCTCGATCCGATAGACCCGTTGGTTCCTGGTGGGCCAACAACAACTCCTTCAGTTGATGCAGTACTCTCTACAGCGGTAGTTCCTGGGCTTATTTTTAACAATGAATTGGAAATTGTACGTACCGGAAGAGGAATTCTAGACCAAAACAGAAAAAATGTAAATTTATGGGCTTATGCGATTAAGAGCAGAGAACGTGTTGCTACAGATCATACACATTTTAAGCTTGAGCAGACAGGTATCGTGTTTGGTGCTGATCAGTTGAATGAACTGACGCATGGAGATTTGTATGTTGGTGGTTTTGGTAGTTATGATCGAGGACGCGTTACACATGCACGAGGTGGTGATAGCAATCTAAACACTTACAGCATTGGAGCTTACGCAACTTATTTTGATTATCGTGGATGGTACTTGGATGGTGTTTTGAAATATAATTATTTCCGAGATAATCTGAAAGCCATTTCAACGAATGGTTTAGTTGTTCAAAGCGATTATAATCAGTGGGCGATAGGTGGATCGTTTGAAATAGGCTGTCGTTTCGAGCCAGCGCAAAACACTTGGATGCAGCCTTATATTAAATTAACAGGTTTACAGGTTGAAGGAAAAAAAATCACGCTTTCTAATGGAATGACAGCTAATATAAATCCATTAACTTCATTACGTAGTGAAATTGGGTTAACCGCAGGGCATGAGTTTATTGTGAATGCAGACACTTCATTAACGGCTTACATTATGGCAGCTTGGTTGCGTGAAAATATAAACAATAATCATACGACAATTAATAACCGGCATAAATTTATCACGGATTTGTCAGGAAATGCGGGTAAATTAGGAATTGGTGTAAACAGTTTTGTGAATGATAAATTAACGCTTTATGCAGAAGCACGTTATTTAAAAGGACACAAGATCAAGCAGTCACTTCAGGGTATTTTAGGACTACGCTATAGTTTCTAA
- a CDS encoding MFS transporter has product MSINSEIKDISKRNSPRRILFASLIGPTIEFFDFYVFATAAALIFPHVFFPTQNDQLAILQSFLIFGAAFFARPFGSILFGHFGDKIGRKVTLIASLLTMGLSTVIIGLLPTYETAGWWAPFFLTLCRIGQGMGLGGEWGGAVLLATENAPPEKRGWYAMFPQLGVPIGLFLSIIVYLGLLHFLDHAELLAWGWRIPFIASIIFMIVGLWVRLSINETVQFKKNLESKERVKIPIIDVFLKCPRILFLGIFAGMATFVLFYLVTAYLLSYSTNHLELPYHQALQVEMIGAIFCGIFTVITGKLADRIKRRTLMIFVTIITGIYSFAIPYFLNSGIIGILAMSIIGLSIMGMIYSPLGAVLASPYPTAIRYTGSSITFNLSGIVGASLAPYIAEYLVQNFDTSYIGYYLLLASFISLICFVGFTEDEISN; this is encoded by the coding sequence ATGTCTATAAACTCAGAAATAAAGGATATAAGCAAAAGAAATTCTCCTCGCCGAATTTTATTTGCAAGTCTTATTGGTCCCACAATTGAATTCTTTGATTTTTATGTTTTTGCAACTGCTGCAGCCCTTATATTTCCTCATGTGTTTTTCCCAACGCAAAATGACCAACTTGCCATTTTGCAATCTTTTCTAATCTTTGGAGCAGCTTTTTTTGCGCGTCCCTTTGGATCAATTCTTTTTGGACATTTTGGAGATAAAATTGGAAGGAAAGTAACACTTATTGCTTCCCTTCTTACAATGGGTCTATCAACCGTTATCATTGGCCTGCTTCCCACCTATGAAACAGCTGGTTGGTGGGCGCCTTTTTTCTTAACCCTGTGCCGTATTGGACAAGGAATGGGATTAGGAGGAGAATGGGGTGGAGCCGTTTTACTTGCAACAGAAAATGCTCCTCCAGAAAAACGCGGATGGTATGCAATGTTTCCACAATTGGGCGTTCCAATTGGTTTATTTTTATCTATTATAGTTTATTTAGGTTTGTTGCACTTTCTTGATCACGCTGAACTTTTAGCGTGGGGATGGCGTATTCCCTTTATTGCCTCAATCATTTTTATGATTGTAGGATTGTGGGTTCGTCTTTCAATCAATGAAACAGTTCAATTCAAAAAAAATCTTGAAAGTAAAGAACGTGTTAAAATTCCTATAATTGATGTCTTTTTAAAATGTCCGCGAATCCTATTTCTTGGAATATTTGCTGGTATGGCAACATTTGTTTTATTTTATTTGGTCACGGCATATTTATTAAGCTATTCAACAAATCACCTGGAATTACCATATCATCAGGCTCTCCAAGTAGAAATGATTGGTGCTATTTTCTGTGGAATTTTTACCGTTATAACCGGAAAACTTGCTGATCGTATTAAGCGTAGGACTTTGATGATTTTTGTCACAATAATTACCGGTATCTATTCTTTCGCAATTCCTTATTTTCTAAATTCTGGAATTATAGGAATTCTTGCCATGTCTATCATTGGTTTGTCGATCATGGGGATGATCTATAGTCCTCTTGGTGCTGTTTTGGCTTCGCCATATCCAACAGCAATTCGATACACGGGTTCTTCTATAACGTTTAATTTGTCTGGGATCGTAGGTGCCTCTCTTGCACCTTATATTGCCGAATATTTGGTGCAAAATTTTGATACTTCTTATATTGGTTATTATTTGCTCCTTGCTTCTTTTATTTCACTGATTTGCTTTGTGGGATTTACGGAAGATGAAATCTCCAACTAA